The stretch of DNA CTGTCCAGCAAGTTCGGAATGTTCTTGTAGCTAGGCTTCCAGTTGTCGTAAATGGTCGTGAAAGAGCTCTTCTTGCTCAAGAGGCTTTCGACTTGACGCATGGTGACCTTGGAGGTTTCGTATTCGCTGTATTCCTCCAAGTCATTCATCCAGTCGTAGTTGCCGTTTTCCGAGAAATCGATGTTCATGCTGGCGCCGAGCGTAAGGGCTGCCTTTGCAACAAACAGGCCTGCAAGTGCCGGAGCAAATTCGCCACGGTCCAGTTCAAAGGTGCGGTCCTTGTAAGTGTACTTGCAAGTAAAGTCCTTGTTGTTGACAATGTTTCGCATGTAGATGATTGCAGAATCCAAGGAGGGGATTGCCTCTGCCATGGCGGTTTGGGCGACACTTGTAAGGAGCTTGCCGTCGGCGGTAATGAGGAGCCTGTTGTAATCCTTGACATTCATGTCGACAAGGTCGTTCTTGTTGCTCACGGTGTCGATGAAACCCTTGATTTCCTTGTTATTCACGAGGTCGGTCACGATTCCGAGGGCGTAGCCGAGCTGGGCTTCGCAGCTGGTGGGGTATTTGTCGAGAACGGCTTTGAAGGTGGACTTGGTCTGGGCGCTAATCACCTGTGCATTATGGAAATCACCTTCACCCAAATCCTGCAGAATGTCTACGATGCTTGCCTTTGCCGATTCAAGCTGGGCCTGGGCGTCGGCATCGTTCAATTCATGGCAACCGGAAACATTGAAACTAGGGGTGTCGGGAGTATCTGCTGCCGGGCTAGAGGGCTTGTCGTCGTTAGAACCACTGCTGCCGCAGCCAGCCAAAAGGGACATGGCGCCAAATGCGCAGACAAAAAGTTTATTTGAAAATCCCATGAATGTGTTCCTCCATTTTGTTTATTCAATAAGATAATAAAAAAAACAGAAGATGTAAAGAAATTTTAATGGTTTTCGGGCAAAGTGTTGTTTTTTGCAGACAAAAGTACAACAGCACCCTGTATGGCCTGGAAAAGTAGCGGAATATAGCCCAAAAGTCCAGCCGATAGCACGATCGGGGCTGGAATCCCGAGAATTCCAGTAAATAGGGCGACTTGCACGCCCTCGCGGACGCCGATCCCGTTCAACGAAATCGGGAGCATCGAAATGACTATAGTAATGCTAGTGAAAACAACAAGAATACTGATGTCAATCATTTGCCCTACGGCTCTAAAGTAGGCGTAGGCCATAAAAAGGGTCAAAAGCTGCAGCCACAGGGAATCCAAAGACGAAAGGAAAACCTGTTTTTTGTATTGTCTATATATAGACAGGCTCTTCTGCATTTTAGGAATAAAAGTAAGTTTGTTCAAAATGACTGCCGGAACAGGTACTTTGTCCGAAAACAGGCAAAGAATCACAAATACTACGCAAACCAGCATCGCTATAATCATAACCAGGGTGTAGGCGAACGGGACCTCGATTTTGCTTAAAGCGAAGGGGAGGGCTATAAAGAAGCACAGGAACATGGCCAGCAACCCCTGGATTCGCGACAGGAGCACCGCCGAAATCGATTGGCTCGTCTGGTTGAATTTTTTGCCGAAGGCGAGCGATTTGACAGCATCGCCCCCGAAACCCGTAGGCAACAGGTTGTTGAAAAAATAACCCATGGCGGTGTAGGCGTAGTAAGTCTTGAACGGAATTTCGGGTCCTTGTACCGAAAGACCTTTCCAGCGGTTCGCCTGGATTAGCATAATCAGGTTTGCGGCGACAAGCATCAAAAGGATCCAAGGAGTCATCGAAAGGCTCCAATTGTCTACGACGCTTGAAAATGGCACCTTATAAAAGATATAGGCGAATCCACCCACGCTTACAATAAGCTGGAATATCCGCTTTGCAAGGAGCTTGGTAGCTGTTTTATCGGTTGCCATTGAGCACAATAATAGTATTTTTGATAAAAAAAATTATATTTGCCCAAAAAAAGAGGTTTTATGTACCCGAATAAAATTCGTTACGACATTGCCATGCTTGTTCCGAAAGATGCCAAGAGTGTTCTGGAAATAGGTGCCGGCTCTGGCAAGAACTGCGTGATTTATCCGAAGGATTCCTACAAGGTTGCTATCGAACCTGAAAACCGTACTGATTGCCAGACGGCGGAAAATTTCCCGGGCGGATTCAACGAATACCACCACGTGCTTTATGAAGACTATAAAGAAGACCGCAAGTTTGACCTGATAGTCATGTGCGACGTGCTGGAACATGTGAACGATCCGGTGGACCTCATTAATTTCTGCAAGCAGCATTTGACCCCGGAAGGCCATATCCTTCTTTCGCTCCCCAATTTTATCTGCGTTGAAAACATCCTCAAGATTGTCTTGACCAGGGATTTCCGCTATGTCAAGGTGGACCAGGGTGAACGTGCACTCGGCGTTCTTGATATCAACCACAAGACTTTCTGGACCAAAAAGAGCTTTATCCGCTTCGCCAAGGAAAACGGTCTCGAGGTGGAACGCATCGTGGGTATCCGAAAACAGCTCAAATTTATGCCCAATATCCTGGCTCATTTAAGTTATATCCCGTTCCAGTACGGATTTTTGACCAAAATTAAGAAGTAGTTTACAAAGCCACTTGTTTTCCAAGTTCGAAAATATTATTTTCTTACGAAGAATGTTTGCCCAGAATAAAGGGGTGAAGGAGACAAAAATGAAAAAATGGTATGCAATCCCCGCAGTCGCCTCCATGG from uncultured Fibrobacter sp. encodes:
- a CDS encoding lysylphosphatidylglycerol synthase transmembrane domain-containing protein, with the protein product MATDKTATKLLAKRIFQLIVSVGGFAYIFYKVPFSSVVDNWSLSMTPWILLMLVAANLIMLIQANRWKGLSVQGPEIPFKTYYAYTAMGYFFNNLLPTGFGGDAVKSLAFGKKFNQTSQSISAVLLSRIQGLLAMFLCFFIALPFALSKIEVPFAYTLVMIIAMLVCVVFVILCLFSDKVPVPAVILNKLTFIPKMQKSLSIYRQYKKQVFLSSLDSLWLQLLTLFMAYAYFRAVGQMIDISILVVFTSITIVISMLPISLNGIGVREGVQVALFTGILGIPAPIVLSAGLLGYIPLLFQAIQGAVVLLSAKNNTLPENH
- a CDS encoding class I SAM-dependent methyltransferase, whose translation is MYPNKIRYDIAMLVPKDAKSVLEIGAGSGKNCVIYPKDSYKVAIEPENRTDCQTAENFPGGFNEYHHVLYEDYKEDRKFDLIVMCDVLEHVNDPVDLINFCKQHLTPEGHILLSLPNFICVENILKIVLTRDFRYVKVDQGERALGVLDINHKTFWTKKSFIRFAKENGLEVERIVGIRKQLKFMPNILAHLSYIPFQYGFLTKIKK